A stretch of the Fundidesulfovibrio soli genome encodes the following:
- a CDS encoding LexA family transcriptional regulator, with translation MYNAFDEALERIKRATGARTQVDLAAILGIRQSSISDAKRRQSIPADWLLKLYRSHGLNPDWITSGEAPQVLREGMALPVGLMESGASYGSDKPKSRAVTVSSMTGIIAEDGSLQEKPIEMIAIPEAFICAGQTVFKMEHQNMEPIVRRGAYIGVNKDQRQLRSGEIFAVSVPNEGFVVRRLFNDFENNRVILRSENPAYKDQSLKAEDIVGNIIGRVWWVLQEL, from the coding sequence ATGTACAACGCATTCGATGAAGCCCTGGAAAGAATCAAGCGCGCCACCGGCGCCCGCACCCAGGTCGACCTTGCGGCGATTCTCGGCATCCGCCAATCCAGCATCTCCGACGCCAAGCGGCGTCAGTCCATTCCCGCTGACTGGCTGCTCAAGCTCTACCGCAGCCATGGCCTCAACCCCGACTGGATCACCTCCGGCGAAGCTCCCCAGGTGCTGCGTGAGGGCATGGCCCTGCCCGTGGGCCTGATGGAGTCCGGCGCCAGCTACGGTTCGGACAAGCCCAAGTCCCGCGCGGTCACTGTCAGCTCGATGACCGGCATCATCGCCGAGGACGGCTCCCTGCAGGAGAAGCCCATCGAGATGATCGCCATCCCCGAGGCATTCATCTGCGCCGGCCAGACCGTCTTCAAGATGGAGCACCAGAACATGGAGCCCATCGTCCGCCGCGGCGCCTACATCGGCGTAAACAAGGACCAGCGTCAGCTCCGCTCCGGTGAGATCTTCGCCGTTTCCGTGCCCAATGAAGGGTTTGTGGTGCGCCGCCTGTTCAACGACTTCGAGAACAACAGGGTCATCCTGCGCAGCGAGAACCCCGCCTACAAGGACCAGTCCCTCAAGGCCGAAGACATCGTGGGCAACATCATCGGCCGTGTCTGGTGGGTGCTGCAGGAACTCTAG
- a CDS encoding LexA family transcriptional regulator: protein MPQHPKFPGTGRKHGAAQGQSEFTLGFERIAQALNLSSQSDLATTLDIRQSSISDAKRRGVIPGEWALKLYRCFGLNPRWVYDGLPPVFLTPPASSASGEAGWSQSHHDASFLLRYPPESLLAMRVEDASMEPLIHRDAYVGVNTSDKTPVDGALFGLMLPLEGFCVRRLRLEHRKPLVRVTADNAAIKVQHLATDALAGAILGRVVWVMHRP from the coding sequence ATGCCCCAGCACCCAAAATTTCCCGGAACGGGCAGAAAGCACGGCGCGGCGCAGGGCCAAAGCGAGTTCACCCTCGGGTTCGAGCGCATAGCCCAGGCCCTCAACCTTTCCTCTCAGAGCGATCTGGCCACAACGTTGGACATCAGGCAGTCGAGCATCTCGGACGCCAAAAGGCGCGGCGTCATCCCCGGGGAATGGGCGCTCAAGCTTTACCGGTGTTTCGGGTTGAACCCGCGCTGGGTCTACGACGGCCTGCCCCCAGTCTTTCTCACACCGCCCGCCTCATCAGCATCCGGGGAGGCCGGTTGGAGCCAGTCCCACCACGACGCCTCCTTCCTGCTGCGCTACCCCCCGGAGTCGCTCCTGGCCATGCGCGTCGAGGATGCGTCCATGGAGCCGCTGATTCACCGCGACGCATACGTCGGGGTGAACACCTCGGACAAGACCCCGGTGGACGGCGCGCTTTTCGGCTTGATGCTTCCCCTGGAGGGATTCTGCGTGCGCAGGCTGCGCCTGGAGCACCGCAAGCCGCTCGTGCGTGTAACGGCGGACAACGCGGCCATAAAGGTCCAGCATCTGGCGACCGATGCGCTGGCCGGGGCCATATTGGGCAGGGTGGTCTGGGTGATGCACCGCCCTTAA